A portion of the Fulvia fulva chromosome 1, complete sequence genome contains these proteins:
- a CDS encoding Mediator of RNA polymerase II transcription subunit 16 yields MRLSLHQATTKAMDSTTIDEPALADAGIMDTTMDDLFGDVADGLGADLTGDLTGTLDGGLNGALSVSLPQVPLPTESILRIDELRSRGCCSKLAWANTGSIVRISEDGSRVTFHAMIRDAKAASWKISDENKHVIDAPNGRKFVHVQFSGLGMDLAIADHVGGLHMYTLLGALGRMGPAPGDYQRAAGPMTELNAVVGLHFLPLFPTELRGPYLDPAVKNGEKWQVTMRNRDQPNLRAHHPAEGKHALLHITRSGVFTLLYQNEGLGWQSTSIPLEPIRSSNDLISHADICDDGADLLAITFDNASRFRLYRISISWNATQHTRGPNLNFTVVAPALQVHHLTASENIHVPRADFARLTQLRLVPVVHEAAQLGPTLPTIVAIFTHIDVPTDPSGGQQSFSIVSRWHIETLTPSLHDSFKKLKPGGDATSVLNPITVLRQQADAVLDKVVLCFGSIIYDTIFAFGTSDGGLDLRDRHSMAELHFSGDTGTVSGLPQAGFAHLTGSQNVHVAMSADGAALALFQPGGKLVGQCMAFTHGWQVVNDNGKPLVEAAAACVAREFTLLSLQNISNDEALSLLPHDATPDLKAMIVKMILRFVNRPPVDAMDQMTKQQMFILREPLVPRSLSAQLAMGTNHKTGARDAGAQFAFIMLSLRVVAATLMQTLMKPDPRVQTPETLVSLHSVIEWFTNLMIYIVQTFVEVKRTSKQDVTPVQAFSQLRGSETNVALHILLCTFTRVAIRFSLPLVQKYFHFLQGVQERARTVKDRQQISASLEMASKLPFKYHEFEKLVLEFDQAIRDAMAKNDVSADRRADLEVAMMVDGLIPTELESVASDLLETVLPKLTGSMDMSKLYFWQTEPLGIQSNRPVAGKHIDVIRKLPIATDAALRHCRHCGSVMEDLPQEKQREMPPWLLHAQRHCVCMNYWLLL; encoded by the exons ATGCGACTGTCTCTGCATCAAGCAACCACTAAAGCAATGGACTCCACTACCATAGACGAGCCGGCACTGGCCGACGCTGGCATCATGGACACAACCATGGACGATCTCTTCGGCGATGTTGCTGACGGCTTGGGCGCCGACTTGACAGGCGATCTGACTGGCACCCTCGATGGTGGCTTGAACGGCGCTCTCAGTGTGTCACTTCCTCAAGTACCTCTGCCCACTGAGTCGATACTCAGAATCGACGAGTTGCGAAGTCGTGGATGCTGCTC GAAGCTGGCTTGGGCAAATACCGGCAGCATTGTCCGTATTTCCGAGGATGGCTCTCGAGTGACGTTCCACGCGATGATCAGGGATGCCAAAGCCGCCTCGTGGAAGATCAGCGACGAAAACAAGCATGTCATCGATGCTCCAAATGGTCGCAAATTCGTTCACGTCCAGTTCAGTGGTCTCGGGATGGACTTGGCCATAGCGGACCATGTTGGGGGACTCCACATGTACACACTGTTAGGTGCGCTGGGTAGAATGGGCCCAGCACCGGGTGACTACCAACGTGCGGCTGGACCGATGACTGAGCTGAACGCTGTTGTTGGCCTGCATTTCTTGCCTCTATTCCCCACCGAGCTTAGA GGCCCATATCTTGATCCGGCGGTGAAGAACGGCGAGAAGTGGCAGGTGACCATGAGGAATAGAGACCAACCGAATCTGAGAGCTCACCATCCAGCGGAAGGCAAACATGCGTTGCTCCATATTACGCGCTCGGGTGTCTTCACTTTGCTCTATCAGAATGAAGGCCTTGGTTGGCAATCGACGAGCATCCCGCTCGAGCCAATACGTTCGTCAAACGACCTAATCTCACATGCCGATATTTGCGATGATGGCGCCGACCTGCTTGCTATCACTTTCGACAATGCCTCTCGCTTCAGGCTATATAGGATTTCAATCAGCTGGAATGCTACTCAGCACACACGAGGACCCAATCTGAACTTCACTGTAGTCGCACCTGCGCTACAAGTGCATCACTTGACTGCCTCTGAAAACATACATGTGCCGAGGGCCGACTTCGCTAGACTGACACAATTGCGGCTTGTGCCTGTCGTGCATGAAGCTGCACAATTGGGCCCAACTCTGCCCACGATCGTTGCGATTTTCACCCACATCGATGTGCCGACGGACCCCAGCGGTGGCCAACAATCTTTCAGCATAGTGTCCCGTTGGCACATCGAGACTCTGACGCCAAGTCTTCACGACAGCTTCAAGAAGCTCAAGCCTGGAGGCGACGCGACAAGCGTGTTGAATCCGATCACAGTGCTTCGACAACAAGCCGATGCAGTCTTGGACAAAGTTGTGCTATGTTTTGGATCCATAATCTACGATACGATCTTCGCCTTTGGGACCAGCGATGGTGGCCTCGATCTCAGAGACAGGCATAGTATGGCAGAACTACATTTCTCCGGGGATACAGGAACAGTATCTGGGTTGCCTCAAGCTGGATTTGCGCACCTCACAGGTTCCCAGAACGTACACGTAGCCATGTCTGCTGATGGAGCGGCGTTGGCCCTCTTTCAACCCGGCGGCAAGCTTGTCGGTCAATGCATGGCTTTCACACATGGCTGGCAGGTCGTTAATGACAATGGCAAACCACTCGTGGAAGCTGCAGCCGCTTGTGTTGCTCGAGAGTTCACGTTGCTGAGCTTGCAAAACATATCGAACGATGAAGCGCTCTCTTTGCTTCCTCACGACGCCACGCCAGACCTCAAAGCGATGATTGTGAAGATGATCCTTCGCTTCGTCAATCGACCTCCAGTCGATGCAATGGATCAGATGACGAAGCAGCAAATGTTCATACTACGTGAGCCATTGGTGCCTCGCTCGCTCAGTGCACAATTGGCAATGGGCACGAACCACAAGACCGGAGCACGCGACGCTGGAGCTCAATTCGCCTTCATTATGCTGAGTCTACGAGTTGTTGCGGCTACACTTATGCAGACTTTGATGAAGCCTGACCCGAGAGTTCAGACGCCCGAGACTCTGGTGTCGCTGCACAGCGTGATCGAGTGGTTTACTAACCTGATGATATACATCGTTCAAACGTTCGTCGAGGTCAAGCGGACTTCAAAGCAGGATGTTACACCAGTCCAGGCGTTTTCCCAGCTTCGTGGGAGCGAAACCAACGTGGCATTGCATATATTGCTCTGCACATTTACGCGAGTAGCGATACGGTTCTCGCTGCCGTTGGTGCAGAAGTACTTCCACTTCTTGCAAGGCGTTCAAGAACGTGCTCGGACCGTGAAAGATCGACAGCAGATCAGCGCCAGCCTGGAAATGGCTTCAAAACTCCCGTTCAAATATCATGAGTTCGAGAAGCTTGTTCTGGAATTTGATCAGGCCATCAGGGATGCAATGGCGAAGAACGATGTGTCTGCGGATCGCCGTGCTGATCTCGAGGTTGCAATGATGGTCGATGGTCTGATACCGACCGAACTGGAATCGGTCGCATCAGACTTGCTGGAGACAGTCCTTCCGAAGCTTACTGGCAGCATGGACATGAGCAAGCTGTATTTCTGGCAGACCGAACCACTGGGCATTCAAAGCAACAGACCTGTGGCGGGCAAGCATATCGACGTGATTCGCAAGTTGCCCATAGCGACAGACGCAGCACTTCGTCACTGTCGCCATTGTGGATCCGTTATGGAAGATCTACCTCAAGAGAAGCAGCGAGAGATGCCGCCCTGGCTGCTTCATGCTCAACGCCACTGCGTCTGCATGAATTACTGGCTTTTACTCTGA
- a CDS encoding NAD-dependent protein deacetylase hst4, which produces MTLDSSDSSTSSLSSPLSSVPSSPPSSPLSSLASLSPSPPPPDVCEMLCPTRANSAPWPSPPASQNTSHRGSPATDGMASSTDVDKDGPPPAKRRRISKERSTEYLDLRRDTVHPEQQPQLDRLLNVLHKRQKIVVVAGAGISVSAGIPDFRSAQGIFRSLKEEYNLKGSGKELFDASVYKDDNSTSSFHDMVSTMSRLTKDAKPTAFHHMLATIAQEDRLLRLYSQNVDGIDTSLDPLKTCVPLSKSQDDGKWPRTVQLHGGLDKMVCSKCHELANLDPELFTGPIAPLCPRCEEINDIRTNHEGKRSHGIGRLRPRMVLYNEHNPDDEAIGAVTKEDLRKRPDAVIVVGTTLKVPGVRRIVREMCATVRDRRGGVAIWINNDPPPTGKDLEDCWDIVIQGPSDKVAKHAAMRKWDDPVLSESFSEVSEEDARKVAKKTLSVALSPRCAIKHAVKEPLPSDQHKNNSFRPPLPTETPRKALDHGPEDWSPIVSRSSYILPSIEDGSFDGDSIAVISPRSVPVAGLLTPSKSRNNSPAKKEIANKKKMTSMTEKLKDGTNKKQTTTKTMKTAKKAAPVKATKKSNVKYVKPALGQKKTQVKAKAQPKGNLTKSFKSSKASKLVGKTDKNDLPSPNMSPSKLRQVSNASSEPMHPLSPLDPRINGSSVSLSNDLEKDGASFDKLPYSENQRRNSKSRMSVSSIIN; this is translated from the exons ATGACCCTCGACTCCTCGGACTCTTCCACCTCCTCGCTTTCCTCGCCGCTCTCCTCCGTCCCTTCCAGTCCCCCCTCGAGCCCGCTATCCTCGCTGGCATCGCTTTCCCCCTCGCCGCCGCCGCCCGATGTTTGCGAGATGCTGTGCCCGACGCGCGCAAACTCCGCGCCCTGGCCTTCACCACCCGCATCCCAGAACACCTCACACCGCGGCTCTCCAGCGACAGATGGCATGGCCTCCAGCACAGATGTCGACAAGGACGGCCCACCACCTGCGAAGAGGAGGCGGATATCCAAAGAGCGTTCTACCGAGTATCTAGACCTGCGCAGGGACACTGTGCACCCTGAACAACAACCACAACTCGACCGTCTGCTTAATGTACTACACAAGCGCCAGAAAATTGTCGTCGTCGCTGGCGCCGGCATATCAGTATCTGCAGGCA TCCCTGATTTCCGCTCCGCCCAAGGCATATTCCGAAGTCTGAAGGAGGAGTACAACCTGAAGGGATCTGGGAAAGAACTGTTCGACGCGTCTGTCTACAAAGATGACAACTCTACATCGTCATTCCACGATATGGTCAGCACCATGTCGCGTCTCACCAAGGACGCCAAGCCCACTGCATTCCACCATATGTTGGCCACGATTGCCCAGGAGGACCGTCTGCTGCGCCTGTACTCGCAGAATGTCGACGGCATCGACACATCACTCGATCCATTGAAAACATGCGTCCCCCTCAGCAAGTCTCAAGATGATGGCAAATGGCCTCGAACTGTTCAGCTGCACGGCGGCCTCGACAAAATGGTGTGTTCAAAGTGCCACGAATTGGCGAATCTGGATCCGGAACTGTTCACTGGCCCAATCGCGCCGCTGTGTCCCAGGTGTGAGGAGATTAACGATATCCGCACAAACCATGAGGGCAAGCGAAGCCACGGTATTGGCAGATTGCGCCCGCGCATGGTACTCTATAACGAGCACAACCCTGATGACGAGGCAATCGGAGCAGTCACCAAGGAAGATCTGCGCAAAAGGCCTGACGCAGTTATCGTTGTCGGCACAACATTGAAGGTCCCTGGTGTTCGCAGGATCGTTCGAGAGATGTGCGCAACTGTCCGCGATCGAAGAGGTGGAGTCGCAATCTGGATCAACAACGATCCACCCCCCACTGGCAAGGACCTGGAGGATTGCTGGGACATTGTCATACAAGGGCCAAGCGATAAGGTGGCGAAACATGCCGCCATGCGCAAGTGGGATGACCCCGTACTGTCCGAGTCTTTCTCAGAGGTCAGCGAGGAGGATGCTAGGAAAGTCGCCAAGAAGACTCTGAGCGTCGCATTGTCTCCCAGATGTGCCATCAAACACGCCGTCAAAGAGCCTCTGCCTTCGGACCAACACAAGAACAACAGCTTCCGGCCGCCTTTGCCTACGGAAACGCCACGGAAAGCGTTGGACCATGGTCCCGAAGATTGGAGCCCCATCGTCAGCCGGAGCTCATATATTCTGCCCAGCATAGAAGATGGGTCTTTTGACGGTGATAGTATTGCTGTTATCTCCCCACGCAGCGTGCCGGTCGCAGGCTTATTGACACCATCGAAGTCACGGAACAATTCTCCGGCCAAGAAAGAAATAGCGAATAAGAAAAAGATGACCTCGATGACAGAGAAGCTCAAGGACGGCACGAATAAGAAACAGACAACTACGAAGACCATGAAGACCGCGAAGAAAGCAGCACCTGTCAAAGCGACCAAGAAAAGTAACGTCAAGTACGTGAAGCCTGCTCTCGGTCAAAAGAAAACCCAGGTCAAGGCGAAGGCACAGCCCAAAGGAAACTTGACCAAGTCTTTCAAATCTAGCAAGGCCTCGAAGTTGGTTGGGAAGACTGATAAGAACGACCTTCCAAGTCCGAATATGAGCCCTAGCAAGCTGCGGCAGGTCTCCAATGCGTCTTCCGAACCCATGCATCCACTATCGCCACTCGACCCGCGCATCAACGGCTCGTCGGTGTCACTATCGAACGATTTGGAGAAAGATGGGGCATCGTTTGACAAGCTGCCATATTCGGAGAATCAGAGACGGAACTCGAAGAGTCGGATGAGCGTTTCCAGCATCATCAACTGA